A genomic region of Bdellovibrionales bacterium contains the following coding sequences:
- the secA gene encoding preprotein translocase subunit SecA, with protein MFVKTLSRLFGTKHERDMKLLQPVVQEINRLEPKFKAMSNDDLKAMTPAFIERIANGESLDSVLPESFAVCREAASRVLGMRHYDVQLIGGMTLHKGAIAEMRTGEGKTLVATLPVYLNSLTKKGVHVVTVNDYLAKRDEEWMGRLYKWLGMTTGTIVHDLDDRERQQSYGADITYGTNNEFGFDYLRDNMKFDLRDYVQRELNFAIVDECDSILIDEARTPLIISGPSEDSTDKYYEINKIIPHLKLDIHFTMEEKSKTASLTEEGNSRAEEMLGIDNLYDPRHIALLHHIYQGLKAYHLYKLDVDYMIKDGEVVIVDEFTGRLMPGRRWSDGLHQAIEAKEGVRVKSENQTLATITFQNYFRMYNKMGGMTGTAETEAVEFKKIYNLDVFVIPTNMPICRQDKDDVVYKTETAKFKAIAEDIKERNAKGQPCLVGTVSIEKSEKLSSALKRMGVTHNVLNAKHHEREAEIVAQAGRKGAITIATNMAGRGTDIVLGGNAEFLAKQGGKEESSDQYKETFAKCKDLCGRERSEVVAAGGLYIIGTERHESRRIDNQLRGRSGRQGDPGESRFYLSLEDNLMRIFNGERIQKIMNTLKVPEDEPIVAGMVTRAIEGAQRKVEGHNFDIRKHLLEYDDVMNKQRHAIYTQRRMLLAGKNIERTVLDFLGEVSSQILDTFANESVKTSEWDLDGLNTALRQQFGVTFEKAQLASLPSDTLTNVVSEAVKAVYDRQKAKLGEHFEQIAKMILLQTIDHKWKEHLQNIDRLKEGINLRAYAQKDPVIEYKKEAFTAFEAMNTMIMVETIEKLLKIQVASPELAAEEFSEERARDFNESEYSYEGPEEEAIGRFGAPTAGAGLPFARPDEGRGGHPTRGQEIFLSRGGDSNDYPKLNRAQRREAEKKNKKKLKF; from the coding sequence ATGTTTGTAAAAACTTTATCGAGACTTTTTGGTACAAAACATGAGCGGGACATGAAGCTCCTCCAGCCAGTCGTCCAGGAAATTAATCGTTTGGAGCCAAAATTCAAGGCAATGTCAAATGATGACCTTAAGGCCATGACGCCTGCTTTTATTGAAAGAATCGCCAACGGAGAATCTCTGGATAGCGTTTTGCCTGAATCCTTTGCCGTGTGCCGTGAGGCCGCCAGCCGAGTTTTGGGGATGCGCCACTATGATGTGCAATTGATAGGTGGGATGACCTTGCACAAAGGGGCCATTGCGGAGATGAGAACGGGAGAGGGTAAGACTTTGGTAGCGACGCTACCCGTTTACCTTAATAGCCTGACAAAAAAAGGGGTTCACGTTGTTACCGTGAATGATTATTTGGCCAAGAGAGATGAAGAGTGGATGGGTCGCCTTTATAAGTGGCTCGGCATGACAACCGGAACAATTGTTCACGATCTGGATGATCGAGAGAGACAACAGAGTTACGGTGCGGATATTACATATGGCACAAACAACGAATTTGGATTTGATTATCTTCGCGACAATATGAAGTTTGACCTACGTGACTATGTTCAGAGGGAGCTTAATTTTGCAATTGTTGACGAATGTGACTCTATTCTTATCGATGAGGCGAGAACCCCGCTGATTATTTCGGGACCTTCTGAAGATTCTACAGATAAATACTACGAGATAAATAAGATTATTCCTCATCTGAAATTAGACATTCATTTTACAATGGAAGAGAAATCGAAAACAGCCTCTCTGACGGAAGAGGGAAATAGTCGCGCTGAAGAAATGCTCGGTATCGATAATCTCTATGATCCACGTCACATCGCGCTTTTGCACCACATTTACCAGGGGTTGAAAGCCTATCATCTTTATAAACTTGACGTTGATTATATGATTAAAGATGGAGAGGTTGTCATTGTTGACGAATTTACTGGAAGACTGATGCCAGGAAGAAGGTGGAGCGATGGACTGCACCAGGCAATAGAGGCAAAAGAGGGCGTTAGGGTGAAGAGCGAAAATCAAACTCTTGCGACCATTACGTTTCAGAATTACTTCCGAATGTACAATAAAATGGGAGGAATGACGGGAACTGCGGAAACTGAGGCTGTCGAATTCAAAAAGATCTATAACCTTGATGTTTTCGTGATTCCAACAAATATGCCAATTTGTCGTCAAGACAAAGATGACGTGGTTTATAAAACCGAAACGGCAAAGTTCAAGGCTATTGCTGAGGATATTAAAGAGAGAAATGCAAAAGGCCAGCCTTGCCTTGTGGGGACAGTAAGTATTGAAAAATCTGAGAAGTTGAGCTCGGCCCTCAAGCGAATGGGTGTGACCCATAATGTTTTGAATGCCAAACACCACGAGCGTGAGGCCGAAATCGTAGCCCAGGCGGGACGCAAGGGAGCTATTACGATTGCGACGAATATGGCGGGTCGTGGGACCGATATTGTTTTGGGCGGAAATGCAGAATTTTTGGCAAAACAGGGAGGAAAGGAAGAGTCGTCTGACCAGTACAAAGAAACTTTTGCTAAGTGTAAAGATTTGTGTGGAAGAGAAAGATCAGAAGTGGTTGCGGCAGGGGGACTGTACATTATTGGCACAGAAAGACATGAATCACGCCGAATAGACAATCAGCTTCGGGGTCGTTCTGGTCGTCAGGGAGACCCCGGAGAATCTCGGTTTTATTTATCGCTCGAAGATAACCTGATGAGAATTTTTAATGGTGAACGAATCCAAAAAATAATGAATACCTTGAAGGTTCCAGAGGATGAGCCAATTGTTGCTGGCATGGTGACGAGGGCTATTGAGGGAGCGCAACGGAAAGTTGAAGGACATAACTTCGACATACGTAAACATCTTCTGGAATATGATGACGTCATGAATAAGCAGCGTCATGCAATTTATACGCAACGGCGAATGCTTTTGGCTGGAAAGAACATCGAGCGAACGGTTTTGGACTTCTTGGGGGAAGTCAGTTCTCAAATCCTAGATACCTTTGCCAATGAAAGCGTAAAAACCAGCGAATGGGATTTGGATGGGCTAAATACCGCTTTGCGCCAGCAGTTTGGAGTCACATTTGAAAAGGCTCAGCTTGCGAGTCTTCCGAGTGACACGCTTACAAATGTTGTCAGCGAAGCAGTGAAGGCTGTCTACGATAGACAGAAGGCCAAGCTTGGTGAGCATTTTGAGCAGATTGCGAAAATGATCTTGTTGCAGACGATAGACCACAAATGGAAGGAACATCTGCAAAATATTGATCGCTTGAAAGAGGGGATTAATCTTCGCGCCTACGCACAGAAAGATCCGGTCATCGAATACAAGAAAGAAGCCTTCACGGCATTTGAAGCGATGAATACAATGATCATGGTGGAGACAATCGAGAAGTTACTGAAGATTCAGGTGGCTTCACCTGAATTGGCAGCTGAAGAGTTCTCTGAGGAGCGCGCCCGTGATTTTAATGAATCAGAATACAGTTATGAGGGACCAGAAGAGGAGGCGATTGGAAGGTTTGGTGCGCCAACTGCGGGCGCGGGGCTTCCTTTTGCGCGTCCTGACGAAGGTCGAGGTGGTCACCCGACTCGGGGACAGGAGATATTTCTGTCCCGTGGGGGCGATTCAAATGATTACCCGAAATTAAACCGTGCCCAGCGCCGCGAGGCGGAAAAAAAGAACAAGAAGAAGCTTAAATTTTAA
- a CDS encoding tRNA (cytidine(34)-2'-O)-methyltransferase, with protein MFNVVLIQPEIPQNTGNIGRTCVGYHSSLHLVGPLGFEISDRQLKRAGLDYWPHLEWAEYSNWSDWWETVPDKSRVFFMSTKAERPIYEIEFQVGDWLVFGCETRGLKEEIITSFSSRTFRIPMRGSIRSLNLATSVAVVLYEGTRQFDFK; from the coding sequence CTGTTTAATGTCGTATTGATTCAGCCTGAAATCCCTCAGAACACCGGCAATATTGGCAGAACTTGCGTTGGTTATCATTCCTCTCTTCATTTGGTCGGTCCCCTCGGATTCGAGATCTCAGATCGGCAGCTTAAACGAGCGGGCCTGGATTACTGGCCCCACCTTGAATGGGCGGAGTATTCCAATTGGTCCGATTGGTGGGAGACAGTTCCGGATAAATCGAGAGTATTCTTTATGTCGACGAAAGCGGAGAGACCGATCTACGAGATTGAATTTCAGGTCGGAGATTGGTTGGTTTTCGGTTGCGAAACGAGAGGGTTGAAGGAGGAAATTATTACATCTTTCTCCTCGCGAACTTTTCGTATTCCAATGCGTGGCTCGATCAGGAGCCTGAATTTGGCAACTTCGGTAGCCGTCGTTCTTTATGAGGGGACGAGACAATTCGATTTCAAGTGA
- a CDS encoding P-II family nitrogen regulator — MKKIEAIIKPFKLDDVVEALSELGVEGVSITEIKGFGRQKGRTEIYKGAEYVVDFLPKVKLEIILNDALVEPAVETIQRAAHTGKIGDGKIFILPVEGALRIRTGERNEEAV, encoded by the coding sequence ATGAAAAAGATTGAGGCCATAATCAAGCCCTTCAAATTGGATGATGTTGTCGAGGCCCTATCCGAGCTCGGAGTAGAGGGCGTCTCCATAACTGAAATTAAGGGATTTGGACGCCAAAAGGGGAGAACTGAGATCTACAAGGGCGCTGAATATGTTGTGGATTTTCTCCCAAAAGTTAAATTGGAAATTATTTTGAACGATGCCCTTGTTGAGCCTGCGGTTGAAACGATCCAGCGAGCAGCTCACACGGGAAAAATTGGCGACGGCAAGATTTTTATTCTTCCTGTTGAAGGTGCCTTACGAATAAGAACTGGCGAGAGAAACGAGGAAGCTGTCTGA
- the glnA gene encoding type I glutamate--ammonia ligase, protein MKPADAIKFAKERGCKMVDFKFTDLPGMWQHFTIPISELSVEVFEDGLGFDGSSIRGWRNIHESDMLVMPDAATALVDPFMQVPTLSLTCDVVLPETGEPYDRDPRNVIKRANSFLKSTGLADTAYFGPEAEFFIFDDVRYEQTAYGGFYQVDSDEATWNSGRDEGRNLGYKPRHKEGYFPALPSDTHHDLRTEICLELEKCGMIVERQHHEVATAGQGEIDIRYDAMIEMADKMQWFKYIVKNVARRHGKSATFMPKPIYGDNGSGMHTHVSLWKGGEPLFAGDKYAGLSEMGLYFIGGILKHAPAICAFTNPTTNSYKRLVPGFEAPTKLAYSFRNRSAAIRIPNSGPNPKAKRLEFRTPDPSSNVYFAMSAILMAGLDGVMNKIHPGDPLDKDIYGLPPEEAAKVPSVPATLDRSLTALQEDMDFLLKGDVFSKDLIQTWIDYKYEREIIPSLQRPSPFEFYLYYDL, encoded by the coding sequence ATGAAGCCAGCAGATGCCATAAAGTTCGCAAAAGAGCGCGGATGTAAAATGGTGGATTTTAAATTCACTGACCTGCCAGGAATGTGGCAACACTTCACCATCCCGATAAGTGAGCTGTCCGTTGAGGTTTTTGAAGACGGCCTCGGCTTCGACGGGAGTTCGATTCGCGGTTGGCGCAATATCCACGAGTCAGATATGCTCGTTATGCCTGATGCAGCGACGGCACTTGTCGACCCATTCATGCAAGTTCCCACTCTTTCGCTCACCTGCGATGTTGTTCTTCCTGAAACTGGGGAACCCTACGATCGAGATCCTCGTAACGTCATCAAACGGGCGAACTCCTTCCTAAAATCCACTGGACTTGCAGATACGGCCTATTTTGGACCCGAAGCTGAGTTTTTTATCTTCGATGACGTTCGCTATGAGCAAACGGCCTATGGTGGCTTCTATCAGGTCGACTCGGACGAGGCGACTTGGAATTCGGGTCGAGATGAAGGCCGAAATCTCGGATATAAACCACGCCACAAAGAGGGTTATTTTCCGGCTTTACCCTCCGACACGCATCATGACTTGCGTACTGAAATCTGCTTGGAACTCGAAAAATGCGGAATGATTGTTGAACGACAACATCACGAAGTCGCGACGGCCGGTCAGGGCGAAATCGATATCCGATATGACGCGATGATTGAAATGGCTGACAAAATGCAGTGGTTCAAATACATCGTGAAGAACGTAGCCCGACGTCACGGGAAATCGGCCACGTTTATGCCGAAGCCAATTTACGGTGACAACGGATCTGGAATGCATACTCACGTTTCTCTTTGGAAGGGCGGAGAGCCTCTTTTTGCGGGCGACAAATATGCTGGCCTCAGCGAGATGGGTCTCTACTTTATCGGAGGCATCTTAAAGCACGCCCCTGCCATCTGCGCGTTTACTAACCCAACTACAAACTCTTATAAACGTCTGGTACCTGGATTTGAAGCGCCCACCAAGTTGGCCTATAGTTTTCGCAATCGCTCTGCGGCAATAAGAATTCCCAACTCAGGACCTAACCCGAAGGCAAAGCGCTTGGAATTCAGAACACCAGATCCAAGCAGCAATGTCTATTTTGCGATGTCCGCAATCCTTATGGCTGGACTCGATGGGGTTATGAATAAAATTCATCCTGGAGATCCTCTCGATAAAGATATCTACGGATTGCCACCAGAGGAAGCAGCGAAGGTCCCAAGCGTTCCAGCTACACTTGACCGATCCCTCACAGCTCTTCAAGAGGACATGGATTTTCTTCTTAAAGGAGATGTTTTTAGCAAGGATCTGATTCAGACTTGGATTGACTACAAATACGAAAGAGAGATTATTCCCTCATTGCAGAGGCCTTCTCCCTTTGAATTCTATTTGTATTACGATCTTTAG
- a CDS encoding glycine cleavage system protein H: MDDVITYMGYEWIQAEEDGIISIGINEAGLDEFSEILSIGLPEEGEFVSPDGICGELETDQGPLNLYSPLKGRVVELNDAVIENPSLILEDCYGDGWLFKIEADRAEDVDRLARASSSDDDDDDDGHMKNRDTEED, from the coding sequence ATGGATGATGTAATTACTTACATGGGATATGAGTGGATTCAGGCCGAGGAAGACGGCATTATTTCTATTGGAATTAACGAAGCCGGTCTTGATGAATTTTCAGAAATTTTGAGCATTGGCCTACCCGAAGAAGGTGAATTTGTCAGCCCGGATGGCATTTGTGGCGAGCTAGAAACAGACCAGGGCCCCTTAAATCTTTACTCACCCTTAAAAGGGCGCGTGGTTGAACTCAACGATGCCGTCATTGAAAACCCCTCTCTCATTCTTGAAGATTGCTATGGCGATGGATGGCTATTCAAAATAGAGGCGGATCGAGCCGAGGATGTTGACCGTCTTGCGAGAGCCAGCAGCTCTGATGACGACGATGACGATGACGGTCATATGAAGAATCGCGACACGGAAGAGGACTAG
- a CDS encoding SpoVR family protein produces the protein MANITPELERERQRICKIAKDVGLDFFETIFELVTYDQMNQIAAYGGFPVRYPHWRFGMEYEQLAKGYEYGLSKIYELVINHDPCYAYLMEGNEFVDQKLVMAHVFGHCDFFKNNQWFAPTNRKMMDTMANHGTRIRRYMDRHGMDTVEDFIDVCLSLENLIDRHSPYQLRASSGSESDQSSASNESGGSRFNVHRDYMEKYINPPEIMAEEAKERMERAKFERRHFPPEPVRDILNFLIHYAPLESWQQDVMSIIREESYYFVPQGMTKIMNEGWASYWHSRLMTERIATDSEIIDFADRHSGTMAMSPSGFNPYKVGIELFRDIEERWNKGQYGKQWEECQEMDARKNWDTKEFKGREKIFQIRRNYNDVTFIDEYLTEDFCVRNRMFVYKFNKRTGQFEVDTRDFKAIKSKLLFQLTNFGQPIINIVDANFENRGELLLTHSYEGVEMQPDYMQATMKNMFTVWRRPINVATVLDNERRVVKFDGKEFKTILLSDLPVGEANEDPTDKKA, from the coding sequence ATGGCTAATATTACCCCTGAATTGGAAAGAGAGCGGCAGCGAATTTGCAAAATAGCAAAGGACGTCGGCCTTGATTTTTTCGAAACAATTTTTGAATTGGTCACGTATGACCAAATGAACCAAATTGCCGCTTACGGAGGTTTTCCCGTCAGATATCCACACTGGCGGTTTGGAATGGAGTATGAACAGCTCGCAAAAGGCTATGAGTACGGCCTATCTAAAATTTATGAGCTTGTTATCAATCACGACCCTTGTTACGCCTATTTGATGGAGGGCAATGAATTTGTTGATCAGAAGCTGGTGATGGCTCATGTTTTTGGTCACTGCGATTTCTTTAAAAATAACCAATGGTTTGCTCCGACAAATCGCAAGATGATGGATACAATGGCCAATCATGGCACTCGAATTCGTCGTTATATGGACCGCCATGGCATGGACACAGTTGAAGACTTCATCGATGTTTGCCTAAGTCTCGAGAACTTGATCGATAGGCACAGTCCTTACCAATTGAGAGCTTCGAGTGGATCAGAAAGTGACCAGTCTTCGGCTTCAAATGAATCCGGAGGTTCTCGATTTAATGTTCACCGTGATTACATGGAGAAATATATCAATCCTCCAGAGATCATGGCGGAAGAGGCGAAGGAGAGAATGGAGAGGGCTAAGTTTGAGCGTCGCCATTTCCCTCCAGAGCCTGTTCGCGACATCCTCAACTTTTTAATTCATTACGCACCGCTAGAATCTTGGCAGCAAGATGTCATGTCGATCATTCGGGAGGAGTCGTACTACTTTGTGCCTCAGGGGATGACCAAAATTATGAATGAGGGTTGGGCTTCCTATTGGCACTCTCGCCTAATGACAGAGCGAATAGCGACGGATTCTGAGATCATTGATTTTGCCGATCGGCACAGTGGGACGATGGCCATGTCGCCATCGGGATTTAATCCCTATAAAGTCGGCATAGAATTGTTTCGAGATATTGAGGAGCGTTGGAATAAGGGCCAATATGGAAAACAGTGGGAAGAGTGCCAAGAAATGGATGCCCGTAAGAATTGGGATACAAAAGAGTTCAAGGGTCGTGAAAAGATTTTCCAGATTCGTCGAAACTACAATGACGTCACATTTATTGATGAATATTTGACAGAAGATTTCTGTGTTCGAAATCGGATGTTTGTTTATAAATTCAATAAACGTACGGGACAGTTTGAAGTAGATACTCGGGATTTCAAGGCGATAAAATCAAAGCTCTTGTTTCAGTTGACGAACTTCGGTCAGCCAATCATCAATATAGTCGATGCTAATTTTGAGAATCGCGGCGAACTTCTTTTGACTCATTCATATGAGGGCGTAGAGATGCAGCCGGACTATATGCAGGCCACGATGAAAAACATGTTTACTGTCTGGAGGAGACCCATCAATGTGGCTACAGTTCTTGATAATGAACGTCGAGTTGTGAAATTCGACGGAAAGGAATTTAAGACAATTCTGCTTTCAGATCTTCCTGTTGGTGAGGCCAATGAAGATCCAACTGACAAAAAGGCCTAA
- a CDS encoding DUF444 family protein yields the protein MGIREDNNRFREIVRGRIKQNFKKYVTQGEMTGRREQELVKIPIPHIDIPRFKYGPKQSGGIGQGQGQAGEKVDGDQLGAGAAGESPGEHFLEVEIRIEELADILGEELELPRIQPKGNKNTDVASLRYTGRSPVGPEGLRHFKASYKEALKRSLSSGTYDPLEPFVVPIRRDMRYKTFRKVIKPQANAVVIYMMDVSGSMGDEQKDIVRMESFWINAWLKRNYKGLETRFIIHDAAAKEVDEKVFFSTSESGGTLISSAYRLCQQIIEADYPVEHWNIYPFHFSDGDNWSGEDTRACLALLQKFFFPKVNMFGYGQVESKYGSGQFLKDLEKAFPAEDKLVISKIESKDKILQSIKDFLGKGK from the coding sequence ATGGGTATCAGAGAAGATAACAACCGTTTTCGTGAAATCGTGCGTGGGCGCATCAAGCAGAATTTTAAGAAATATGTCACACAGGGCGAGATGACCGGACGTCGGGAGCAGGAGTTGGTTAAGATACCAATTCCTCATATCGATATCCCTCGCTTTAAGTACGGTCCAAAACAATCGGGAGGAATCGGTCAAGGGCAAGGTCAGGCTGGCGAAAAGGTGGATGGCGATCAATTGGGAGCTGGAGCCGCTGGCGAGAGCCCGGGGGAACATTTCCTTGAGGTTGAAATTCGAATTGAAGAGCTGGCTGACATTTTGGGTGAGGAGCTAGAGTTGCCCCGTATTCAACCCAAGGGCAATAAAAATACAGATGTTGCTTCTTTAAGGTATACGGGTAGATCGCCGGTGGGTCCGGAAGGCCTTCGTCATTTCAAGGCGTCTTACAAGGAAGCCTTGAAAAGATCATTGTCAAGCGGCACCTACGATCCATTGGAACCTTTTGTCGTGCCGATTCGGCGTGATATGCGCTACAAGACTTTTCGAAAAGTCATTAAGCCTCAGGCCAATGCGGTTGTCATTTATATGATGGACGTTTCTGGTTCGATGGGAGATGAGCAAAAAGACATCGTTCGTATGGAAAGCTTCTGGATTAATGCCTGGCTAAAGCGAAATTACAAAGGTTTGGAGACTCGTTTTATTATTCATGATGCTGCAGCGAAGGAAGTGGATGAGAAAGTTTTTTTTAGCACGAGTGAATCCGGAGGCACGCTGATTAGTTCCGCATACCGGCTCTGTCAACAGATAATTGAGGCTGATTATCCAGTGGAACATTGGAATATTTATCCATTTCATTTTAGCGATGGAGACAATTGGAGTGGGGAGGACACGAGGGCTTGTCTGGCGCTTCTCCAAAAATTTTTTTTCCCCAAGGTGAATATGTTTGGATATGGCCAGGTAGAGAGTAAGTATGGAAGCGGACAGTTTCTGAAGGATCTTGAAAAAGCTTTTCCAGCTGAAGACAAATTGGTGATCAGTAAAATTGAGAGCAAAGATAAGATTCTACAATCAATTAAGGATTTTTTGGGAAAAGGGAAATAG
- a CDS encoding serine protein kinase has translation MSTGLGGNNLNINDLIKSHYRSDRYKDLAWSGTLNDYLNLVRENPKITRNAFQRMYDMVVEAGVVDYMDVKKQITHYRFFDDEKNGGKDAVFGLDIPLMKLVNVLRSAALGYGTEKRVILLHGPVGSSKSTICRLLKRGIEEYSKSDNGALYTFEWVDESGAHEDIFGRGVRVFPSPMHEEPLLLIPEEVRPKLIEELNRGNKSEFRIGITGDLCPPSRYIYKRLLEKYGGDLARVLSHVRVRRLALSEADRVGIGTFQPKDEKNQDSTELTGDLNYRKIAEYGSDSDPRAFNFDGEFNIANRGVIEFVEVLKLDVAFLYDLLGASQEHRVKPKKFAQTFIDEVIIGHTNEPEYRKLQDNEFMEALRDRTVKIDIPYITKWKDEIKIYKKDFNSQRMRGVSIAPHTVEMAAMWAVLTRLEKPKKANLTRIQKLKLYDGKTLPSYTEDNIKELRKEAKREGLDGISPRYVQDKLSNAIVRAQQSNRGSVNPFMMINELDSGLRHHSLISSEEIKQDYRELLSIIKQEYEEIIKGEVQRAISADEGALARLCSNYIDNVKAYTQKEKVKNHFTGQNEEPDERLMRSIEEKIEIPDSRKDDFRREIMNYIGAISLDGRKFDYKTNERLQKALELKLFEDQKDSIKLTSLVSSVVDKDTQEKIDIVKTRLIKEFGYDEISATDVLHYVASIFARGDVKDKK, from the coding sequence ATGTCGACTGGGTTGGGCGGAAACAATCTGAATATTAACGACTTGATTAAATCGCATTATCGGTCTGATCGCTACAAGGATTTGGCATGGTCGGGTACACTCAATGATTACTTGAATTTGGTAAGAGAGAATCCAAAAATTACTCGCAACGCCTTTCAGCGCATGTATGACATGGTGGTGGAAGCTGGGGTAGTCGATTACATGGATGTAAAGAAGCAGATAACTCACTACAGGTTCTTCGATGATGAGAAGAACGGTGGGAAAGATGCCGTTTTTGGATTGGATATTCCGTTGATGAAATTGGTCAACGTTTTAAGATCGGCAGCTCTTGGATATGGGACTGAAAAGCGCGTCATTCTTCTTCATGGGCCGGTAGGAAGTTCTAAATCAACTATTTGTCGATTATTAAAAAGAGGAATTGAAGAATATTCCAAGTCCGACAACGGTGCACTTTACACTTTTGAGTGGGTTGACGAGTCTGGCGCACATGAGGATATTTTCGGTCGGGGAGTGAGAGTATTTCCAAGTCCTATGCACGAGGAACCGCTCCTGCTGATACCGGAGGAAGTTCGTCCTAAGCTGATTGAAGAGCTGAATCGTGGGAATAAGTCTGAGTTTAGAATCGGCATTACAGGAGATCTTTGTCCTCCCAGTCGCTATATTTATAAGCGATTGTTAGAGAAATACGGCGGTGATCTCGCACGTGTATTAAGTCATGTGAGGGTGAGGCGGCTTGCGCTGAGCGAGGCTGATCGAGTAGGAATTGGCACTTTTCAACCCAAGGATGAAAAAAATCAGGATAGCACAGAACTCACAGGTGATTTAAATTATCGAAAAATTGCTGAATATGGTTCGGACTCTGATCCTCGCGCGTTTAATTTTGACGGAGAGTTTAATATTGCCAATCGTGGGGTGATTGAATTTGTCGAAGTTTTAAAGCTTGATGTGGCTTTCTTGTATGATCTTTTGGGGGCTTCACAGGAACACCGAGTTAAGCCGAAGAAATTTGCTCAGACGTTCATTGATGAAGTGATCATTGGACACACAAATGAGCCAGAGTACCGAAAGCTTCAGGACAATGAGTTTATGGAAGCCCTGAGGGATCGGACTGTAAAAATTGATATTCCGTATATTACAAAATGGAAGGATGAAATCAAAATTTATAAAAAGGATTTTAACTCACAACGAATGCGTGGAGTGAGTATAGCTCCCCACACGGTCGAAATGGCCGCGATGTGGGCGGTGTTGACTCGTTTAGAAAAACCCAAAAAAGCAAATCTTACTCGTATTCAAAAACTAAAATTGTATGATGGAAAAACTCTTCCGAGCTACACAGAGGACAATATTAAGGAGCTGAGAAAGGAAGCGAAGAGAGAAGGATTAGATGGAATTTCTCCTCGTTATGTCCAGGATAAATTGTCTAATGCCATCGTCAGAGCTCAGCAGTCGAACCGAGGTTCGGTCAATCCATTTATGATGATAAATGAATTAGATAGTGGTCTCAGGCACCATTCCTTGATTTCATCTGAGGAGATCAAGCAAGACTATCGCGAACTTTTGAGTATCATCAAACAAGAATACGAAGAGATCATAAAGGGAGAAGTGCAACGTGCCATCAGCGCTGATGAGGGGGCCTTGGCTCGCCTTTGCTCCAACTATATTGATAATGTGAAGGCCTACACTCAAAAGGAAAAAGTTAAGAATCATTTCACTGGCCAGAACGAGGAGCCTGATGAGCGTTTGATGAGATCAATTGAGGAGAAAATTGAGATCCCTGACTCTCGGAAAGATGATTTCAGACGTGAGATTATGAATTATATCGGAGCCATCTCTCTCGATGGCAGAAAGTTCGATTACAAAACAAATGAGCGGCTGCAGAAGGCGCTGGAACTCAAGTTATTTGAAGACCAAAAGGACAGTATTAAGCTAACGTCATTGGTTTCCTCAGTGGTTGACAAGGATACTCAGGAAAAAATCGATATCGTGAAAACTCGATTGATCAAAGAGTTCGGATATGACGAGATTTCTGCCACTGATGTTCTGCACTATGTTGCGAGTATTTTTGCCAGAGGTGATGTAAAGGATAAGAAATAA